From Canis lupus baileyi chromosome 16, mCanLup2.hap1, whole genome shotgun sequence, a single genomic window includes:
- the WNT9B gene encoding protein Wnt-9b: MKLPDGPLPLACPRSYLPSSSIRPSGSLSHSLALSSLTGREVLTPFPGLGTATAPAQGGAHLKQCDLLKLSRRQKQLCRREPGLAETLQDAAHLSLLECQFQFRHERWNCSLEGRTGLLKRGFKETAFLYAVSSAALTHTLARACSAGRMERCTCDDSPGLESRQAWQWGVCGDNLKYSTKFLSNFLGPKRGSKDLRARVDAHNTHMGIKAVKSGLRTTCKCHGVSGSCAVRTCWKQLSPFRETGQALKLRYDSAVKVSSATNEALGRLELWAPVRPGSPAKGLAPRPGDLVYMEDSPSFCRPSKYSPGTAGRVCSREASCSSLCCGRGYDTQSRLVAFSCHCQVQWCCYVECQQCVQEELVYTCKH; the protein is encoded by the exons ATGAAGCTCCCAGATGGtccccttccccttgcttgcCCCAGGTCCTACCTGCCCTCTTCCTCCATCAGACCCTCAGGGTCACtgtctcactctcttgctctctctagcCTGACTGGGCGGGAGGTCCTGACCCCCTTCCCAGGGCTGGGCACCGCCACGGCCCCAGCACAGGGTGGGGCCCACCTGAAGCAGTGTGACCTGCTGAAGCTGTCCCGCCGGCAGAAGCAGCTCTGCCGGAGGGAGCCCGGCCTGGCCGAGACCCTGCAGGACGCTGCTCACCTCAGCCTGCTGGAGTGCCAGTTCCAGTTCCGACATGAGCGTTGGAACTGCAGCCTGGAGGGGAGGACAGGCCTGCTCAAGAGAG GTTTCAAGGAGACAGCCTTCCTGTATGCAGTGTCCTCGGCCGCCCTCACCCACACGCTGGCCCGGGCCTGCAGTGCCGGGCGCATGGAGCGCTGCACCTGTGATGACTCTCCGGGCCTGGAGAGCCGGCAGGCCTGGCAGTGGGGCGTGTGCGGCGACAACCTCAAGTACAGCACCAAGTTCCTGAGCAACTTCCTGGGGCCCAAGAGAGGAAGCAAAGACCTGAGGGCACGGGTGGATGCTCACAATACCCACATGGGCATCAAG GCAGTGAAGAGTGGCCTCAGGACCACATGTAAGTGCCACGGTGTTTCAGGCTCCTGCGCCGTGCGCACCTGCTGGAAGCAGCTCTCCCCGTTCCGAGAGACAGGCCAGGCACTAAAGCTGCGCTATGACTCAGCTGTCAAGGTGTCCAGTGCTACCAACGAGGCCTTGGGCCGCCTGGAGCTGTGGGCACCTGTCCGGCCTGGCAGCCCCGCCAAAGGCCTGGCCCCACGGCCTGGGGACCTGGTCTACATGGAAGACTCGCCCAGTTTCTGCCGGCCCAGCAAGTACTCGCCAGGCACAGCGGGCAGGGTGTGTTCTCGGGAGGCCAGCTGCAGCAGCCTGTGCTGCGGGCGGGGCTATGACACCCAGAGCCGCCTGGTGGCCTTCTCCTGCCACTGCCAGGTGCAGTGGTGTTGCTACGTTGAGTGCCAGCAGTGCGTGCAGGAGGAGCTCGTGTATACCTGCAAGCACTAG